One Triticum dicoccoides isolate Atlit2015 ecotype Zavitan chromosome 4B, WEW_v2.0, whole genome shotgun sequence genomic window carries:
- the LOC119291962 gene encoding cyclin-dependent kinase inhibitor 5-like, translating into MGKYMRKSKASGEVAVMEVAGALLGVRTRSRTLAAQQQRAPSPSPSPQRKGQEDGDPGAGDYLELRSRRLEKQPPPGAREKEDAPQPAARRAAAAGGRRMEQAPSFAAEGFEADLEVSFGDNVLDWDATDRGTRETTPCSLIYSSETMSTPGSATGARNHSRRRAQTPVCRYVPSSLEMDEFFAAAEQQQHQSFRDKYNFCPASERPLPGRYEWTVLDC; encoded by the exons ATGGGGAAGTACATGCGCAAGAGCAAGGCCTCGGGGGAGGTGGCCGTCATGGAGGTCGCCGGCGCGCTGCTCGGCGTCCGCACCCGCTCCCGCACCCTCGCCGCGCAGCAGCAGCGCGCCCCCTCCCCGTCCCCCTCGCCGCAGCGCAAGGGGCAGGAGGACGGCGACCCCGGGGCTGGCGACTACCTCGAGCTCAGGAGCAGGCGGCTCGAGAAGCAGCCGCCGCCGGGGGCCAGGGAGAAGGAGGACGCGccgcagccggccgcgaggagggccGCCGCCGCTGGCGGGAGGAGGATGGAGCaggcgccgtcgttcgccgccgagGGGTTCGAGGCCGACCTCGAGGTCTCCTTCGGCGACAACGTGCTGGACTGGGACGCCACCGACAG GGGCACCAGGGAGACGACGCCGTGCAGCCTGATCTACAGCTCGGAGACGATGAGCACCCCGGGGTCGGCGACGGGAGCCCGCAACCATTCCCGGCGCAGGGCGCAGACGCCGGTGTGCCGCTACGTCCCGAGCTCGCTCGAGATGGACGAGTTCTTCGCCGCcgcggagcagcagcagcaccagAGCTTCAGGGACAA GTACAACTTCTGCCCGGCGAGCGAGCGCCCGCTCCCGGGGCGGTACGAGTGGACGGTGCTAGACTGCTAG